The following coding sequences lie in one Pseudorasbora parva isolate DD20220531a chromosome 18, ASM2467924v1, whole genome shotgun sequence genomic window:
- the LOC137046934 gene encoding beta-1,3-galactosyltransferase 9: MKICVFRLQTHQWCFLLCNVILFHALLFGGDIVEEFLLQSSPAAYSDRFALEVRERARKLDLTETRVNTSLLYPINTEPCLHNQDLLILTVVLSSPGNLSRREAVRNTWANQTLVHRVAVRTLFFTGPSPLGVEQEIMREESARYGDIVQFEGDGSRVDWQRRHWEQVKMAFRWILLFCPQARFIVLSEDSVYLNLPALTTYLLGLRTHPDDLYLGRVIHRAAPERNPDKPYYLPYQVYTDKYLPDYCSGPAFLLSQDVVRKVYVAAEDVSLPLPSDVLIGLCARRAGVVATHSARFSGDRHIRYKPCCYNFLFSSARMGAGLMGVAWQDLGAGKGRGCGMMETYYSLVVCKVMTYLDKLSFMNNDNTQG; this comes from the exons ATGAAG ATCTGTGTGTTTCGGCTGCAGACTCATCAGtggtgtttcctgttgtgtAACGTCATCTTGTTTCATGCGCTGCTGTTTGGCGGTGACATAGTCGAAGAGTTTCTCTTGCAGTCTTCTCCCGCCGCCTACAGTGACCGCTTTGCCCTTGAGGTTCGGGAGCGTGCACGCAAACTGGACCTGACTGAGACCAGGGTCAACACCTCACTGCTCTATCCCATTAACACAGAACCCTGCCTTCATAATCAGGACCTCCTCATCCTTACGGTGGTCTTGAGTTCCCCTGGTAACTTGAGCCGGAGGGAGGCGGTCCGAAACACCTGGGCCAATCAGACTTTGGTGCACCGTGTTGCCGTGCGGACTTTGTTTTTTACTGGCCCCTCCCCTTTAGGGGTGGAGCAAGAGATTATGAGGGAGGAGTCGGCACGGTATGGTGACATCGTGCAGTTCGAGGGAGACGGTTCAAGGGTAGACTGGCAGAGAAGACACTGGGAACAAGTAAAAATGGCGTTTCGCTGGATCCTACTTTTTTGCCCACAAGCCCGATTTATCGTTCTTTCTGAAGATTCTGTGTATTTAAACCTTCCTGCACTTACAACATACCTGCTGGGACTGAGAACGCATCCGGATGACCTTTACCTGGGCAGGGTCATCCATCGGGCCGCACCTGAGAGAAACCCCGACAAACCGTATTACCTGCCCTATCAGGTGTATACTGATAAATATCTTCCAGACTACTGCTCTGGCCCGGCCTTCCTTCTGTCTCAAGATGTTGTGAGAAAAGTTTATGTTGCCGCAGAGGACGTATCGCTGCCCCTCCCCTCCGACGTTCTGATTGGCCTGTGTGCAAGACGGGCAGGCGTGGTGGCCACTCACAGCGCTCGGTTTTCCGGCGACCGTCACATTCGCTATAAACCCTGCTGCTATAACTTCCTATTCAGCTCGGCAAGAATGGGGGCGGGGCTGATGGGCGTGGCCTGGCAGGATTTAGGAGCGGGAAAGGGGAGGGGCTGTGGCATGATGGAGACATATTATAGCTTGGTAGTGTGCAAAGTAATGACCTACCTGGATAAACTCTCCTTTATGAATAACGACAACACCCAGGGATAG
- the ark2ca gene encoding E3 ubiquitin-protein ligase ARK2C codes for MVLVHVGYLVLPVFGSVRSRGAHFSRHQHNHATSCRHFHLAATATPLPAEFPPPHLPPPQYQEVPPPFLPQALQQQYLIQQQLLQRRRTQERVPLNTHRLRPGYEYAPALHVPQPIPQQPRYLAEGTDWDLSVDAAVPHQYPLQQIPQPYQHYLASPRMHHLPRNTSSTQVVVHEIRNYPYPQLHLLALQSLSPSRHSSAVRESYEELLQLEDRLGSVSRGAVQTTIERFTFPHKYKKRKPLDLKLCEGEEESDVDEKCTICLSMLEDGEDVRRLPCMHLFHQACVDQWLATSRKCPICRVDIQTQLTPES; via the exons ATGGTGTTAGTGCACGTCGGATATCTGGTTCTTCCCGTCTTCGGTTCCGTCAGAAGTAGAG GAGCACATTTTAGCAGGCACCAGCATAATCATGCTACCTCCTGCCGGCATTTTCACCTGGCTGCTACAGCAACGCCTCTGCCTGCTGAGTTCCCGCCCCCTCATCTGCCCCCGCCCCAGTACCAGGAAGTCCCGCCCCCTTTCCTACCTCAGGCCTTACAGCAGCAATACCTCATCCAGCAACAGCTACTGCAGCGCAG ACGCACGCAGGAGCGAGTCCCGCTGAACACGCATCGGTTACGCCCAGGATATGAATATGCTCCGGCTCTCCATGTCCCACAGCCAATCCCACAGCAGCCCAGATATCTGGCGGAAGGCACTGACTG ggACTTGAGCGTGGACGCAGCTGTGCCACATCAGTATCCTCTGCAGCAGATTCCTCAACCCTACCAGCATTACCTGGCCTCACCCAGAATGCACCACCTCCCCAGGAACACCTCCTCCACCCAGGTG GTTGTCCATGAAATAAGGAATTATCCATATCCACAGCTCCACCTGCTGGCGCTGCAGAGCTTGAGTCCCAGCAGACACTCTTCCGCTGTTCGGGAGAGTTATGAG GAGCTGCTGCAGTTAGAGGATCGTTTGGGAAGCGTCAGCAGAGGGGCCGTGCAAACCACCATAGAGAGATTCACCTTCCCGCACAAATACAAGAAG aggaaGCCGCTGGATCTGAAGTTATGTGAGGGTGAGGAAGAGTCTGATGTGGATGAGAAATGTACCATCTGCCTCTCCATGCTGGAGGATGGAGAAGATGTCAG GAGGTTACCCTGTATGCACTTGTTCCATCAGGCGTGTGTGGATCAGTGGTTGGCCACCAGTAGAAAGTGTCCCATCTGCAGAGTGGACATCCAAACACAGCTCACCCCTGAGAGCTGA